ccttttttttgttgttgaaacAGAAGGTGAAGCTACTATTTAAGAACCATCAGCTTTTGTACGTGTAACAGCAAATACTGGTTACAGTGCATGGCTGCttaacaaaaatgagaaaatagcAAACCCTTTCTCTCTCCAGAATCATTctcttcaaaatgtttttccatATGGTAGCTTTAAAAACCTTTGAAACAGAAGAATTAAATAGGATCAGATGCTGTAAGTTCAGGAACATGTCAGTATGATCTGTCCTCAGCAGGAGTGATGCACCTTTTCATCTATCTGATAGAGCTTGCAATTGCGATCAACCTTGGAGAACCTCTGACATATTCGTCATCCTTGCTAACAGTAACTCAGAATGGCTTGATTGGTATTTTATAGTCCTTATTTCCTAGAGTTTGTGTTAAAACACAATTTAGTTCACATGAAGGGGAAGGCAATTTTCAGTCTTTACAGAGAGTCACTTTCTTGCATTAAATGATGTCTACCAGCCACTCACTTTCTCCAAAAGTTGCAGTTAATATAATGTATTAAAAACAGTTGCTACATCTGGAGTTAAAAAGCAGGGGCAAATGACAGAATGCCACATGtctggagaaaaaacaaatcaagaGTCTGAAGGAAAGCACGAGGGTAGAAAAAAGCCTTATTGATCATCTGATGATGATCTGATGATAATTGTTGAGTAGCAAATACTTGTCCATGTACTTCTGTGCTATTTGACATGTACTTAAAAGCTGTTACATCACATGCTTTAGAAATGCTTTAAGTTGatcccttcccgcaccttcccttcccgcaccttcccttcccgcaccttcccttcccttcccgcgccttcccttcccgcaccttcccttcctgcaccttcccttcccgcaccttcccttcccgcgccttcccttcccgcaccttcccgcgccttcccttcccgcaccttcccgcaccttcccttcccgcaccttcccacaccttcccgcaccttcccttcccgcaccttcccttcccgcgccttcccttcccgcgccttcccgcgccttcccttcccgcaccttcccgcgccttcccttcccgcaccttcccgcaccttcccttcccgcaccttcccgcaccttcccttcccgcaccttcccttcccgcaccttcccacaccttcccttcccgcaccttcccgcaccttcccgcaccttcccgcaccttcccttcccgcaccttcccgcaccttcccgcaccttcccttcccgcaccttcccacGCCGCgccttcccgcaccttcccacaccttcccttcccgcaccttcccgcaccttcccacGCCGCgccttcccgcaccttcccacaccttcccttcccgcaccttcccgcaccttcccgcgccttcccttccgTCACTTTTTTTTACACAACTTAAGAACATGAGTTTTCATGAAGACTAGCTCCCCTTGAAAAGACAAAACTATCTAGTAGCATTATTAGTGTGACTTTTTTCTTCACACTATTCAAGGAGACCTGATTTCATACTTAATACTGAATCAAGGCCAAGATTCCCAAATGTATGTAGTATGAATTATACCAATGAAGGGGAGTTTTCATATGCAAGAATCAGTAATTTGAGTGATGCTGTCGGAGTTGCATGAAGGCACAAGTGGAGCAGTCTCTTAAATACAACGCCCGACTTCTAAGCACTCAGTTTTTCCACATTTATGCATAccaatttattttgaaaaaatcttGTCTGTACTCAAGGATTTTATCAACCAGAAGCCAAATTCACAACTCTCATTTCAAACTGCACTGTGTGGGGTGTAAATGATCAGCTAGCAAAAGCGAGCTTTTGTTGTCTCACTACAAAGTGAAAAAAGCTTCCgtgaaaaagaaagttttcaaTAACTTGTCTTGAAACCCAGTTCTCATCATTCTTAATGTAGGAGTAACGTAACAGTATTGTTATGTGTGCAGTAACAGCTTCTTCTGAAGGAGCCACCTATACAGCGCTGCATTAACTTTGAAAGATTAAACAGAGGTGTGACAGAAATGTCCTTGTTTCCAAATCAGCAGAACAGGAAAACTTGATTAACTACTTTTATTAGTGACCTTAATCATGCAGAGTCCACAGAGAGGTGGAGCACAAGATGGCTGAGAAACTGAGACCCAAGCTGAGCCTTCCAGAAAGAATAGTGGGGAAAGGGAAGGTGGTGGGCATGGGATGGGGAGGCACTGCTACTGTCTCCAGCTAGTAAGCTATGAAGAAAACAATGTCAGACTCATTGCAGCATCATGCAGCAAGGCAATGGTCAGTGTTCTTACAACAAGAGAAATTCTCCACAGTGAAGTTAAAGACTGGAACAGCTTGCCCAGCCTTCCCAAAGTCCTAAACACACCATGCTGTAAACAGGGACTTGGACTTTCAGATGCCCCTTTTAAACAACGAGTCTGAAATTCTAAATGGACCTGTTGCTACACGAGATTGTATGACTGACAGCAGCAGGCATTTCAGATAGTAATATAGCTGCAAGTTTGTTGATACAGACTGGGAGATGCTGCAGTCACTGTGAAGCACAGTAAAAGTTCTTTTTGGACATCTGCTAATGATGCTAATCCACTAGTGACAGAGCTCCTTAAGAACACAGGTATGTGCCACTACCAAGTAGATAAATGAATGAAAGCATGACATTAAtgtagaaattttaaaaagcatactTGCTCAGACATGCTCTTCTCTCTGTCAGACACCAGAGTGTCAGGCTATCGCTGCCTTCAGATGTGCCTTCAGTAGGAAGGTTCTAATTATATCACCACAACATATGCAATGCATGTAGTTCTGGAGGCTTATCaaacagaaactgaaattaTGAAACTGAAACTGTGAAAACAGAAGTGAGCAAATGGTTTTTatggtttgctttggtttccaTCCGACTTCAGCAAAAGTCACTACTTTGCAGTATTTCCAGATAGAAGTTGGAAAAAATGCAGCTTCTATACCCTTAACGCCTATCAAGGAAACAGTATAATTTAACTTACCCATCACATAAAGGACTAAAATCCAACTTGTGTCTAAATTTCATGAAACATTTTCCTATGAGGCTTCAAGGTgccaggaaaaaacccaacaaactaTTAAGTTTCATGGAAGTTGTTTGGCCATCTATTTTCCCTCCTCGAAATAGGTTCTTTAAAGTCCACAAAAGTATCATATTTAATATCAATCTGTATCCCTTGCCTCTATTAAAAGCTTTCCAACACAACTCAGCACTTAACACTTTAATAATTCATAACAGGTGTGATCGCTCCTCAATGTTACATGTCTGCAAAGCCCAGttgaacaaaacattttttatcaGCAAAACTTCAACAGTTTTAGTGTTACTAAACAGTTTAGTGTTACTATCCATCACATCTTTAACATACACTATTTCCAAGAACATAAGGGGTAATTTTTTTACAGGAAGATTGTGCTCAATTATTTGTCTATACTCAAATTGATGCATACAAATTTGGTACCCAGTGACATACAAACTGCAAGAATTAAGCAATGCTACCTTTAATCAAATTACTGTATTTGTGCTTTTTGTACATAGGTTGAAAACTGCCCTGCATTATTTGAATCAGTTGACAGatactgatttttattattgttttaacTGAAAACAAATTGTACATTTGCCAGAAGAAATACTGCAATCTGCACTGATCCGTGATATCATTAAATGATTCATGGCTTTGCTATAGATTCCCTAAATAATTGCAGCAAAATGTAAACTCCGTGGGGAAATCAATTTAATATGATCTTTAAAGGATATCCTCTGTCTTCCCACAATACAGGTAGTGCTCCACTTTCACTCCTTATAACCAAGGTTTCACTTTTGAGCTCGCAGCATGGTTTGAGATAACACCTTGTTAACATTCATGATTAATGATGAGTTATATCTCCACAGTGTTGTATCCCTGATGAGAGATTCTCTGGGAAGGTCGCTTTGAAGGGCCTTCCGACAGTGATAAATGAGGGCAACATCCATGGGAACATTCGCACTGTTCCCATAAGAACGTAGGACAGAATGGACTGAAGTCTGAATCACCTTTCGTGGATCAACTATCATTTTCCTGGGATTGATTACATCTTTCCTGTCAGGCTCTCTGTATACATGTTGTAGTATGTTAACACCTGGCACAGTATTCCAAGAAGAAATATTGAACATACGAGACGATATGGTTTCTGGGAAGATATGGTTCTCAAAGAGGAAAACGCTAGTCCCCGGGTTTTGTTCCTGAAGACTGTTCATCATTGTTTTCCAGTTTGGGTGTTTAAGGGGAAGAATTATTTCATCAGCATCATTAAGGACCACAAActtgctcctttccatgttacGGTATATACAGTCATTCAGAGCTGTAATTTGTCCATAGTAGCCAATGTGTGTTCCATCTTCCATGAAGTGCCATTCAGAAGAAACCCTGAGGTGTGAGTTTATTGGCCAGGGAATTATCTCAACAGTTCCTTCTTCTATATAGAACTTCAAGACTTTCTCCATCAGATGGCTGCAGTTGTTCTTATAGATCACCACTTTCTGTACTCCAAGAATCTTGTACATTTCCATACTCTGTATAAACTGCAAGACATTGTTGTAGTTTCCaaacatggcagaaatgcacacAGTGAAGTCAACAGAAAAGGTCTCAGCCTTGCGGTTTTTAATTTCAAACCTTGGCAGCTGGTTGATATTTCCATGTGGAGACTGATGAATTGATACATGTGTTGGATCACAATTTTCAGGTTCCAAACAAATTATATCTGCTGCACCATAAGGGAATCCAAATCTATCAGAATGAACATCAATTTTTGCTTTTGATACATATATCTTTCCATTGGGCTgacagcagaaccagcagtacAGTTGTTTTACATCTTCATGGTGAACAATCCCAATCAGACGAGTGACTTTGCTTTCTCTGTCATCAAAGTATGGGGATATAATAAAAGTTTTGTTATCTTTTAATGCTGTTATTGTGCTATTGGCAATTTTCCCTCTACATCTTCTGCCTTCTTGAATTACTTTTGGCTGATGGGAAAGTCCCTGTAACCTCAGATAAGAAACTGCAAGCATTGAAGTTAAAGTAATAatgcacacagcagcag
This genomic window from Poecile atricapillus isolate bPoeAtr1 chromosome 20, bPoeAtr1.hap1, whole genome shotgun sequence contains:
- the LOC131586753 gene encoding uncharacterized protein LOC131586753 isoform X2, translated to MRQHKVQGQRNVHAHLDTYKMLCAGKKSYFAAAVCIITLTSMLAVSYLRLQGLSHQPKVIQEGRRCRGKIANSTITALKDNKTFIISPYFDDRESKVTRLIGIVHHEDVKQLYCWFCCQPNGKIYVSKAKIDVHSDRFGFPYGAADIICLEPENCDPTHVSIHQSPHGNINQLPRFEIKNRKAETFSVDFTVCISAMFGNYNNVLQFIQSMEMYKILGVQKVVIYKNNCSHLMEKVLKFYIEEGTVEIIPWPINSHLRVSSEWHFMEDGTHIGYYGQITALNDCIYRNMERSKFVVLNDADEIILPLKHPNWKTMMNSLQEQNPGTSVFLFENHIFPETISSRMFNISSWNTVPGVNILQHVYREPDRKDVINPRKMIVDPRKVIQTSVHSVLRSYGNSANVPMDVALIYHCRKALQSDLPRESLIRDTTLWRYNSSLIMNVNKVLSQTMLRAQK
- the LOC131586753 gene encoding uncharacterized protein LOC131586753 isoform X1, which codes for MGRPRPMPRGTWKSGRRGQRGGWKSAARPDFPSSATDSPSPAERDPRGRSPRAGADGVHSRGTATARSAEQPPRAVPAVFHANFLCHATPGMGATGETRDGLDSLESKVTRLIGIVHHEDVKQLYCWFCCQPNGKIYVSKAKIDVHSDRFGFPYGAADIICLEPENCDPTHVSIHQSPHGNINQLPRFEIKNRKAETFSVDFTVCISAMFGNYNNVLQFIQSMEMYKILGVQKVVIYKNNCSHLMEKVLKFYIEEGTVEIIPWPINSHLRVSSEWHFMEDGTHIGYYGQITALNDCIYRNMERSKFVVLNDADEIILPLKHPNWKTMMNSLQEQNPGTSVFLFENHIFPETISSRMFNISSWNTVPGVNILQHVYREPDRKDVINPRKMIVDPRKVIQTSVHSVLRSYGNSANVPMDVALIYHCRKALQSDLPRESLIRDTTLWRYNSSLIMNVNKVLSQTMLRAQK